One window of the Trifolium pratense cultivar HEN17-A07 linkage group LG2, ARS_RC_1.1, whole genome shotgun sequence genome contains the following:
- the LOC123911096 gene encoding cationic peroxidase 2-like: MEGSLFKVVFLLLVLGLVNTLVNGQGTRVGFYSSTCSQAESIVKSTVAGHVNSDSTLAPGLLRMHFHDCFVQGCDASVLISGSGTEKTAFANLNLRGYEVIDDAKTKLEAACPGVVSCADILALAARDSVVLSGGLSWQVPTGRRDGRVSQASDANNLPRPSDSVDVQKQKFTAKGLNTQDLVTLVGGHTIGTTACQFFSNRLYNFTTNGAADPSIDPTFLSQLQTLCPQNSGATNRVAFDTGSQNKFDNSYYANLRNGRGVLQSDQALWNDASTKIFVQRYLGLRGLLGLTFNVEFGRSMVKMSNIEVKTGTAGEIRKICSAFN; this comes from the exons ATGGAGGGTAGTTTGTTTAAGGTTGTGTTTCTTTTGCTTGTTTTAGGTCTTGTGAACACACTAGTGAATGGCCAAGGGACACGAGTAGGATTCTATTCGAGTACATGTTCGCAAGCTGAATCCATTGTTAAGTCGACAGTTGCAGGTCATGTTAACTCTGATTCTACTTTGGCTCCTGGCTTACTTAGGATGCATTTTCACGATTGCTTTGTCCAAGGTTGTGATGCATCGGTTCTCATTTCCGGCTCAGGTACCGAAAAAACTGCATTTGCAAACCTTAATTTAAGAGGTTATGAAGTTATTGATGATGCAAAGACAAAACTCGAGGCTGCATGTCCTGGTGTTGTCTCTTGTGCTGATATTCTTGCCCTTGCTGCTCGTGATTCCGTTGTTTTG AGTGGTGGACTGAGTTGGCAAGTGCCTACTGGACGTAGAGACGGACGTGTGTCACAGGCTTCAGATGCAAATAATTTGCCTCGTCCTAGTGATTCTGTTGAtgtgcaaaaacaaaaatttacagCAAAGGGTCTTAACACTCAAGACCTTGTCACCTTAGTTG GTGGACATACAATTGGTACTACTGCATGTCAATTCTTCAGTAACAGATTGTACAACTTCACTACAAATGGTGCTGCTGACCCTTCAATTGATCCTACATTTCTTTCACAATTACAAACACTATGCCCTCAAAACAGTGGTGCTACAAACAGAGTTGCATTTGATACTGGAAGTCAAAACAAATTTGATAATTCTTACTATGCTAATTTGCGTAACGGGCGTGGAGTTCTTCAATCTGATCAAGCATTGTGGAATGATGCTTCCACAAAGATCTTTGTGCAAAGATACTTAGGTTTAAGAGGGTTGCTTGGATTAACATTTAATGTTGAATTTGGAAGATCCATGGTGAAGATGAGCAACATTGAAGTGAAGACTGGTACTGCTGGTGAAATCCGCAAGATATGTTCCGCTTTCAACTAA
- the LOC123909013 gene encoding protein MEI2-like 4 produces the protein MPCKDFNNFSSSSMFSSDYISPSIESETGCWKFGKSSKDHDSDQGTKPIQAVSNFSYGSEVNNIMVAPRESSHFSTSLPDLFSRKLRLSGNNALYGHSVNTNVSHYEEEELVDSFEELGAQIIRNLLPDEDNLLSGVTNWNGDDMDELDFFSNVGGMELEDVDNSFPGEKNSKIIGRAQHNQLGLCNTSIAGENPFGEHSSRTLLVRNIDSDVNDTVLKALFEEFGDIHTFYRACKHQGFAMISYYDISASQNAKRALHNTLFGRKKFEIHYSIPKIHPEFKQECNLCLHQKSPLTTSFQGLHGFSSSVPNTLPSAIKVKSVGNQCEFTESSSLGQWNLDTQAALAFHPHSLPERSHGFTNDFPLNPLEVAGNINFKTQERIDNMHFCQVKSNGPFMDFDECVSKSTGNVSSSFPLSGHHEIWSNSYPPPRTMWPNSPFNGISAAPTLQGFNQLPMSPSHNHHVQSPPLWDRRYTYVGESVTPHRVDFVPHNTPPHFGHNFHNQRGVMFPGRNHMVNNSFDARIRSRRNVGTSNVPDLKRYELDIDCIMRGEDQRTTLMIKNIPNKYTSKKLQDTINERHKGTYDFLYLPIDFKNNCNVGYAFINMTSPSSIVPLYEVFNGKKWELFNSEKVAALAYARIQGKAALIAHFQHSSLMNMDEDCRPILINTDGPNAGEQVPFPIAMKPGRVRSNIHEEDGVSKESD, from the exons ATGCCTTGTAAAGatttcaataatttttcttcttcatcgaTGTTTTCCTCGGACTATATTTCTCCGTCTATTGAG AGCGAAACTGGATGTTGGAAATTCGGTAAAAGTTCCAAAGACCATG ATTCTGATCAAGGAACAAAACCTATTCAAGCAGTATCCAATTTTTCATATGGTAGTGAAGTTAATAATATAATGGTGGCTCCGCGTGAAAGTAGCCACTTCTCAACTTCTCTGCCAGATTTGTTTAGCAGAAAAT TGCGATTATCTGGAAATAATGCTTTATACGGACATTCAGTAAATACAAATGTATCGCATTATGAGGAAGAGGAGCTTGTTGACTCTTTTGAAGAACTCGGGGCTCAAATCATTCGAAACCTACTTCCGGACGAGGATAATTTGCTTTCTGGAGTGACTAACTGGAACGGTGATGACATGGATGAACTAGACTTTTTCAGCAATGTTGGAGGTATGGAACTTGAAGATGTTGATAATTCATTCCCTGGAGAAAAGAATTCCAAAATCATCGGTCGAGCTCAGCACAATCAACTAGGACTGTGTAATACCTCGATCGCTGGAGAAAACCCTTTTGGTGAACATTCTTCTAGAACATTACTTGTGAGAAATATTGATAGTGATGTTAATGATACTGTGCTTAAAGCACTTTTTGAG gaatttgGAGATATTCACACTTTTTATAGAGCTTGCAAACATCAAGGATTTGCTATGATATCATATTATGATATCAGTGCTTCTCAGAATGCAAAGAGAGCACTCCATAATACACTCTTCGGTCGcaagaaatttgaaattcattATTCGATTCCAAAG ATTCATCCCGAATTCAAACAAGAATGCAACCTCTGTCTTCATCAGAAGAGTCCTCTAACAACCAGCTTCCAAG GCTTGCATGGTTTCTCTTCAAGTGTTCCGAACACGTTACCGTCTGCAATCAAAGTTAAATCAGTTGGAAACCAATGTGAATTTACTGAATCTAGTTCACTAGGGCAGTGGAATTTGGATACTCAAGCTGCATTAGCTTTTCATCCTCATTCCCTACCGGAACGTAGTCATGGTTTTACTAATGATTTTCCTCTCAATCCTCTTGAGGTGGCTGGAAACATTAATTTCAAAACACAAGAAAGAATCGATAACATGCATTTTTGTCAAGTAAAGTCCAATGGACCCTTTATGGATTTTGATGAATGTG TTTCAAAATCCACTGGTAATGTGAGCTCAAGCTTCCCTCTTTCTGGCCATCATGAAATATGGAGTAACTCCTATCCGCCTCCTCGAACAATGTGGCCAAACTCACCATTCAATGGAATTAGTGCAGCACCTACTCTGCAAGGATTTAACCAACTTCCTATGTCACCATCACATAACCATCATGTGCAATCACCTCCTCTTTGGGACAGAAGATATACATATGTAGGGGAATCCGTAACACCGCACCGTGTTGACTTTGTTCCTCATAACACGCCCCCTCATTTTGGACACAACTTCCATAACCAAAGGGGCGTGATGTTTCCTGGTAGAAACCATATGGTTAACAACTCATTTGATGCACGCATAAGAAGCCGCAGAAATGTAGGCACATCGAACGTGCCTGACTTGAAACGGTATGAACTTGACATTGACTGCATAATGAGGGGCGAAGATCAGCGAACCACACTTATGATAAAGAACATTCCTAACAA GTATACTTCCAAGAAGCTGCAGGATACAATCAACGAACGCCATAAAGGAACTTATGATTTTTTGTATCTACCAATTGATTTCAAA AACAACTGCAATGTTGGATATGCATTCATCAACATGACTAGTCCTAGCTCGATTGTACCGCTCTATGAG GTGTTCAATGGAAAAAAATGGGAGCTTTTCAACAGTGAGAAAGTGGCAGCACTCGCATATGCTCGCATACAAGGGAAAGCCGCTCTTATTGCGCACTTCCAACACTCAAGCTTGATGAATATGGATGAGGATTGCAGGCCTATCCTCATCAACACTGACGGCCCTAATGCCGGTGAACAG GTCCCTTTCCCAATTGCCATGAAACCTGGAAGAGTGAGAAGCAACATTCATGAGGAAGACGGTGTTTCAAAGGAATCAGACTAA